A section of the Streptomyces sp. NBC_00178 genome encodes:
- a CDS encoding 3'-5' exonuclease, which produces MMHWFEGPLAAFDTETTGVDVEEDRIVSASLVVQDTAGGRLRVTRWLVNPGVPVPPGATEIHGLTDDHLQRNGRWPAPVVEEIARSLAEQCATGRPLVVMNAPFDLTLLDRELRRHRASSLAAYLGDAPLCVLDPRVLDKHLDRYRKGRRTLTDLCELYGVTLDGAHDAAADAAASLELVRAVGRRFSTRLERLSAAEVHSLQAVWHAAQARGLQAWFEKSGTPETVDPAWPLRPALPAAA; this is translated from the coding sequence ATGATGCATTGGTTCGAGGGGCCGCTGGCGGCTTTTGACACCGAGACGACAGGCGTGGACGTCGAGGAGGACCGGATCGTCTCGGCCTCCCTGGTAGTCCAGGACACGGCGGGCGGGCGGCTGCGCGTCACCCGCTGGCTGGTCAATCCGGGGGTTCCGGTGCCGCCCGGCGCCACCGAGATCCACGGACTGACGGACGACCATCTGCAGCGCAACGGCCGGTGGCCCGCACCGGTGGTCGAGGAGATAGCCCGGTCCCTGGCCGAGCAGTGCGCGACGGGTCGGCCGCTGGTCGTGATGAACGCTCCGTTCGATCTGACGCTGCTCGACCGGGAACTGAGGCGTCACCGCGCTTCCTCACTGGCCGCCTATCTGGGCGACGCACCGCTGTGTGTGCTCGATCCGCGGGTGCTGGACAAGCATCTGGACCGCTACCGCAAGGGCCGTCGCACGCTGACGGACCTCTGCGAGCTGTACGGCGTGACGCTCGACGGGGCGCATGACGCGGCCGCCGACGCGGCGGCGTCCCTGGAGCTGGTGCGCGCGGTGGGGCGTCGGTTCTCCACGCGGCTGGAGCGGCTGTCCGCCGCCGAGGTCCACTCGCTCCAGGCGGTGTGGCACGCGGCGCAGGCCCGCGGTCTGCAGGCGTGGTTCGAGAAGAGCGGTACGCCCGAGACGGTGGATCCGGCCTGGCCCCTGCGTCCGGCGCTGCCGGCCGCCGCCTGA
- a CDS encoding potassium channel family protein encodes MSHRPPAPVPPRLLEWEQRTEAPLFVAAMVFLLGYAVRVLAPDDAGPLRDLALALVCATWLLFAVDYVTRLRLSGLGRHFVRAHWLDTVVLLLPLLRPLRMIQVYTAVQKRREQPRLSLYARVMAYASLTAVLLGFSAALAVYHQEHDAPGASIRTFGDSVWWACATLTTVGYGDAVPVTFGGRVVAVGLMTCGLALLGAVTGSFSSWLLQVFRREDEKGPPAGA; translated from the coding sequence ATGAGCCACCGCCCCCCGGCCCCCGTCCCCCCTCGGCTCCTGGAGTGGGAGCAGCGCACGGAGGCGCCGCTCTTCGTCGCGGCGATGGTCTTCCTGCTGGGTTACGCGGTCCGCGTGCTCGCCCCCGACGACGCGGGACCCCTGCGCGACCTCGCCCTCGCGCTGGTCTGCGCGACCTGGCTGCTCTTCGCCGTGGACTACGTGACGAGGCTCCGGCTGAGCGGTCTGGGCAGGCACTTCGTACGCGCCCACTGGCTGGACACCGTGGTCCTGCTGCTGCCGCTGCTGCGGCCGCTGCGCATGATCCAGGTCTACACGGCGGTCCAGAAGCGACGGGAGCAGCCCCGGCTGAGCCTCTACGCGCGGGTGATGGCGTACGCGAGCCTCACGGCCGTCCTCCTCGGTTTCTCGGCTGCGCTGGCGGTCTACCACCAGGAGCACGACGCCCCGGGGGCGTCGATCCGCACGTTCGGGGACTCGGTGTGGTGGGCGTGCGCGACGCTGACGACGGTGGGCTACGGCGACGCGGTCCCCGTCACGTTCGGCGGCAGGGTCGTCGCGGTGGGCCTCATGACCTGCGGACTGGCGCTGCTGGGCGCGGTGACGGGTTCGTTCTCGTCGTGGCTGCTGCAGGTGTTCCGGCGGGAGGACGAGAAGGGGCCCCCGGCGGGCGCGTAG
- the thrS gene encoding threonine--tRNA ligase → MSDVRVIIQRDSEREEHVVTTGTTAAELFPGQRTVVAARVDGELRDLAYALKDGEVVEPVEISSQDGLDILRHSTAHVMAQAVQELHPEAKLGIGPPVKDGFYYDFDVEKPFTPEDLKAIEKKMQEIQKRGQRFSRRVVSDEAAREELADEPYKLELIGIKGSASSDDGADVEVGGAELTIYDNIDAKTGELCWKDLCRGPHLPTTRYIPAFKLMRNAAAYWRGSEKNPMLQRIYGTAWPTKDELKAHLEFLEEAAKRDHRKLGNELDLFSFPDEIGPGLAVFHPKGGVIRRAMEDYSRRRHEEEGYEFVYSPHATKGKLFEKSGHLDWYADGMYPPMQLDDGVDYYLKPMNCPMHNLIFDARGRSYRELPLRLFEFGTVYRYEKSGVVHGLTRSRGFTQDDAHIYCTREQMAEELDRTLTFVLNLLRDYGLTDFYLELSTKDPEKYVGSDETWAEATETLRQVAEKQGLPLVPDPGGAAFYGPKISVQCKDAIGRTWQMSTVQLDFNLPERFDLEYTGPDGTKQRPVMIHRALFGSIERFFAVLLEHYAGAFPVWLAPVQAVGIPIGDAHIPYLQEFAAKARKQGLRVDVDSSSDRMQKKIRNQQKAKVPFMIIAGDEDMANGAVSFRYRDGSQENGIPVDEAIAKIAKAVEDRVQV, encoded by the coding sequence GTGTCAGACGTCCGTGTGATCATCCAACGCGATTCCGAGCGGGAAGAGCACGTGGTGACGACGGGCACGACGGCCGCCGAACTCTTCCCCGGGCAGCGCACCGTCGTCGCCGCGCGGGTCGACGGCGAACTCCGGGACCTGGCGTACGCGCTCAAGGACGGCGAGGTCGTCGAGCCCGTCGAGATCTCCTCCCAGGACGGTCTCGACATCCTGCGGCACTCCACCGCGCACGTGATGGCGCAGGCCGTGCAGGAGCTGCACCCCGAGGCGAAGCTGGGCATCGGCCCGCCGGTCAAGGACGGCTTCTACTACGACTTCGACGTCGAGAAGCCGTTCACGCCCGAGGACCTCAAGGCCATCGAGAAGAAGATGCAGGAGATCCAGAAGCGGGGGCAGCGTTTCTCCCGTCGGGTCGTCAGCGACGAGGCCGCCCGCGAGGAGCTCGCGGACGAGCCGTACAAGCTGGAGCTCATCGGCATCAAGGGTTCCGCGTCCTCGGACGACGGTGCGGACGTCGAGGTGGGCGGCGCCGAGCTGACCATCTACGACAACATCGACGCGAAGACCGGCGAGCTGTGCTGGAAGGACCTGTGCCGTGGTCCGCACCTGCCGACCACCCGGTACATCCCGGCGTTCAAGCTGATGCGGAACGCGGCGGCGTACTGGCGCGGCAGCGAGAAGAACCCGATGCTCCAGCGCATCTACGGCACCGCCTGGCCCACCAAGGACGAGCTCAAGGCGCACCTGGAGTTCCTGGAGGAGGCCGCCAAGCGCGACCACCGCAAGCTCGGCAACGAACTGGACCTCTTCTCCTTCCCCGACGAGATCGGTCCCGGCCTCGCCGTCTTCCACCCCAAGGGCGGCGTCATCCGCCGGGCCATGGAGGACTACTCGCGGCGCCGCCACGAGGAGGAGGGCTACGAGTTCGTCTACAGCCCCCACGCGACCAAGGGCAAGCTGTTCGAGAAGTCCGGCCACCTGGACTGGTACGCCGACGGCATGTACCCGCCCATGCAGCTCGACGACGGGGTGGACTACTACCTCAAGCCGATGAACTGCCCGATGCACAACCTGATCTTCGACGCGCGCGGCCGCTCGTACCGCGAGCTCCCGCTGCGTCTGTTCGAGTTCGGCACGGTGTACCGCTACGAGAAGTCGGGTGTCGTCCACGGCCTGACCCGCTCGCGCGGCTTCACCCAGGACGACGCGCACATCTACTGCACCCGCGAGCAGATGGCCGAGGAGCTGGACCGGACGCTCACCTTCGTCCTGAACCTGCTGCGCGACTACGGCCTGACCGACTTCTACCTGGAGCTCTCCACCAAGGACCCGGAGAAGTACGTCGGCTCCGACGAGACCTGGGCCGAGGCCACCGAGACGCTGCGGCAGGTCGCCGAGAAGCAGGGCCTCCCGCTGGTCCCCGACCCGGGCGGCGCCGCGTTCTACGGCCCGAAGATCTCGGTGCAGTGCAAGGACGCCATCGGCCGGACGTGGCAGATGTCGACCGTGCAGCTCGACTTCAACCTGCCGGAGCGCTTCGACCTGGAGTACACCGGCCCGGACGGCACCAAGCAGCGGCCGGTGATGATCCACCGTGCGCTGTTCGGCTCCATCGAGCGCTTCTTCGCGGTGCTGCTCGAGCACTACGCCGGGGCCTTCCCTGTCTGGCTCGCCCCGGTCCAGGCCGTCGGCATCCCGATCGGCGACGCCCACATCCCGTACCTGCAGGAGTTCGCCGCCAAGGCGCGCAAGCAGGGGCTCCGGGTGGACGTGGACTCCTCGTCCGACCGCATGCAGAAGAAGATCCGCAACCAGCAGAAGGCCAAGGTGCCCTTCATGATCATCGCGGGCGACGAGGACATGGCCAACGGCGCCGTCTCCTTCCGATACCGCGACGGTTCGCAGGAGAACGGCATCCCGGTCGACGAGGCCATCGCCAAGATCGCGAAGGCCGTCGAGGACCGCGTCCAGGTCTGA
- a CDS encoding DUF4365 domain-containing protein: MALAQPNPGSPARTEDHGGKPPSQRNPPPLRGTLATTACMETLQVGYLHAVAAAAGCSLSQPFPDNGIDWHVSHGAPEHTVDDEVTVKVQLKCTYQIPPHPPGAAFSFTLDNAHLVKLARTPVSVHKILVVMLVPRSQDDWLRAGHERLDLRHCCYWTNLAGHPVTGRYRTTVRIPTSRIFDDRALCEIMARVGAGGRP; encoded by the coding sequence ATGGCGCTCGCGCAGCCGAACCCAGGGAGTCCCGCCCGCACCGAGGACCACGGGGGAAAGCCGCCGTCGCAACGGAACCCACCACCGCTGCGCGGCACACTCGCCACCACCGCCTGCATGGAGACCCTCCAGGTGGGCTACCTCCACGCCGTGGCCGCCGCGGCCGGCTGCTCGCTCTCGCAGCCCTTCCCCGACAACGGCATCGACTGGCACGTCAGCCACGGCGCGCCCGAGCACACCGTCGACGACGAAGTGACCGTCAAGGTGCAGCTGAAATGCACCTACCAGATCCCCCCGCACCCGCCCGGCGCCGCCTTCTCCTTCACCCTCGACAACGCGCACCTGGTGAAGCTCGCGCGCACGCCCGTGTCGGTGCACAAGATCCTGGTCGTCATGCTCGTGCCCCGCAGCCAGGACGACTGGCTGCGGGCCGGCCACGAACGGCTCGACCTGCGCCACTGCTGCTACTGGACGAATCTGGCCGGCCACCCGGTGACGGGCCGGTACCGGACCACCGTGCGCATCCCGACCTCGCGGATCTTCGACGACCGCGCACTCTGCGAGATCATGGCCCGGGTCGGGGCGGGAGGGAGACCCTGA
- the pgsA gene encoding phosphatidylinositol phosphate synthase, with protein sequence MLNKYARAFFTRVLTPFAALLLRLGVSPDAVTLVGTAGVMAGALVFFPMGEFFWGTIVITVFVFSDLVDGNMARQAGISSRWGAFLDSTLDRVADGAIFAGFALWYAGSGDDNVMCAVAIFCLASGQVVSYTKARGESIGLPVAVNGLVERAERLVISLVAAGFAGLHAFGVPGIQILLPIALWAVAAGSLVTLVQRVVTVRRESAEADAAAAVQDGPAGRGSGKAQ encoded by the coding sequence ATGCTGAACAAGTACGCGCGTGCATTCTTCACGCGTGTCCTCACGCCGTTCGCCGCTCTGCTGCTCCGTCTCGGGGTCAGCCCCGACGCGGTCACACTCGTCGGCACGGCCGGAGTGATGGCAGGTGCGCTGGTGTTCTTCCCGATGGGGGAGTTCTTCTGGGGCACGATCGTGATCACGGTCTTCGTCTTCTCCGACCTGGTCGACGGCAACATGGCCCGCCAGGCCGGGATCTCCAGCCGGTGGGGCGCGTTCCTCGACTCGACGCTCGACCGGGTGGCCGACGGGGCGATCTTCGCCGGCTTCGCGCTCTGGTACGCGGGCAGCGGCGACGACAACGTGATGTGCGCCGTCGCGATCTTCTGCCTGGCCAGCGGCCAGGTGGTGTCGTACACCAAGGCCCGGGGCGAGTCGATCGGGCTTCCGGTCGCGGTCAACGGCCTGGTGGAGCGCGCCGAGCGGCTGGTGATCTCGCTGGTCGCCGCCGGCTTCGCGGGTCTGCACGCCTTCGGGGTGCCCGGCATCCAGATCCTGCTGCCGATCGCGCTGTGGGCCGTCGCCGCGGGCAGCCTGGTGACCCTGGTCCAGCGGGTGGTGACCGTCCGCAGGGAGTCGGCCGAGGCGGACGCCGCCGCGGCCGTCCAGGACGGGCCCGCCGGACGCGGGAGCGGGAAGGCCCAGTGA
- a CDS encoding glycosyltransferase family 4 protein yields the protein MKIGIVCPYSWDVPGGVQFHIRDLAEHLIRLGHDVSVLAPADDDTPLPPYVVSAGRAVPVPYNGSVARLNFGFLSAARVRRWLKDGTFDVIHIHEPTSPSLGLLTCWAAQGPIVATFHTSNPRSRAMIAAYAILQAALEKISARIAVSEYARRTLVEHLGGDAVVIPNGVDVDFFARAEPKAEWQGGTIGFIGRIDEPRKGLPVLMKALPAILAARPETRLLVAGRGDEEEAVASLPPEMRERVEFLGMVSDEDKARLLRSVDVYVAPNTGGESFGIILVEALSAGAPVLASDLDAFAQVLDQGAAGDLFANEDAGALAAAAIRLLGDPERRAGLRERGSAHVRRFDWTTVGADILAVYETVTDGAAAVDTDERLGLRGRFGLARD from the coding sequence GTGAAGATCGGCATCGTCTGCCCGTACTCCTGGGACGTCCCGGGCGGCGTGCAGTTCCACATCCGCGACCTCGCCGAGCACCTCATCCGTCTCGGACACGACGTCTCGGTGCTGGCCCCCGCCGACGACGACACCCCGCTGCCGCCCTACGTCGTCTCCGCGGGCCGTGCGGTGCCCGTGCCGTACAACGGCTCGGTCGCCCGGCTCAACTTCGGCTTCCTGTCCGCCGCACGGGTGCGGCGCTGGCTGAAGGACGGCACCTTCGACGTCATCCACATCCACGAGCCCACCTCGCCCTCGCTCGGACTGCTCACCTGCTGGGCGGCGCAGGGGCCGATCGTGGCCACCTTCCACACGTCCAACCCGCGTTCCCGCGCCATGATCGCGGCCTACGCGATCCTCCAGGCGGCACTGGAGAAGATCAGCGCCCGCATCGCGGTGAGCGAGTACGCGCGGCGGACGCTGGTCGAGCACCTGGGCGGCGACGCGGTCGTCATCCCGAACGGCGTCGACGTCGACTTCTTCGCCCGCGCCGAGCCGAAGGCCGAGTGGCAGGGCGGCACGATCGGCTTCATAGGCCGCATCGACGAGCCGCGCAAGGGGCTGCCCGTCCTGATGAAGGCGCTCCCGGCGATCCTCGCCGCCCGCCCGGAGACCCGGCTGCTGGTCGCCGGACGCGGGGACGAGGAGGAGGCGGTGGCCTCGCTGCCGCCGGAGATGCGCGAACGGGTCGAATTCCTCGGCATGGTGAGCGACGAGGACAAGGCGCGGCTGCTGCGCAGCGTCGACGTCTACGTCGCCCCGAACACCGGTGGCGAGAGCTTCGGCATCATCCTCGTGGAGGCGCTCTCGGCGGGTGCTCCCGTGCTCGCCAGCGACCTGGACGCCTTCGCCCAGGTCCTCGACCAGGGCGCGGCGGGCGACCTGTTCGCCAACGAGGACGCGGGCGCGCTGGCAGCGGCGGCGATCCGGCTCCTCGGCGACCCGGAGCGGCGTGCCGGGCTCCGGGAACGCGGCAGCGCGCACGTGCGCCGCTTCGACTGGACCA
- a CDS encoding phosphatidylinositol mannoside acyltransferase — protein sequence MTGTASDLRERLTDGLYGLGWGAVKKLPEPAATALFRGLADQVWKRRGRSVLRLESNLARVVPDADAARLAELSRAGMRSYMRYWMESFRLPTWSPRRIRESIDVHDAHLLTEALDAGRGVVLALPHLGNWDLAGAWVTTDLKVPFTTVAERLKPERLYDRFVAYRQGLGMEVLPHEGGAAFGTLARRLRAGGLVCLVADRDLSASGVEVDFFGDTARMPAGPALLAQQTGALLLPVTLWYDGTPVMGARVHPPVAVPESGTRAEKTTAMTQALADAFAGGIAEHPEDWHMLQRLWLSDLEPRGGTP from the coding sequence GTGACCGGCACCGCATCCGACCTGCGGGAACGGCTGACCGACGGGCTCTACGGGCTCGGCTGGGGCGCCGTCAAGAAGCTTCCCGAGCCGGCGGCCACCGCTCTCTTCCGCGGCCTCGCCGACCAGGTGTGGAAGCGGCGCGGCAGGTCCGTCCTGCGCCTGGAGTCGAACCTCGCGCGGGTGGTCCCCGACGCGGACGCCGCCCGGCTCGCCGAACTGTCCAGAGCCGGCATGCGCTCGTACATGCGGTACTGGATGGAGTCCTTCCGGCTGCCGACCTGGAGCCCGCGGCGGATCAGGGAGTCCATCGACGTCCACGACGCCCACCTGCTGACCGAGGCCCTCGACGCGGGCCGGGGCGTCGTACTCGCGCTGCCCCACCTGGGGAACTGGGACCTGGCGGGGGCGTGGGTCACCACCGACCTCAAGGTGCCGTTCACGACGGTCGCGGAGCGGCTCAAGCCCGAGCGCCTCTACGACCGGTTCGTGGCCTACCGCCAGGGACTGGGCATGGAGGTCCTCCCGCACGAGGGCGGCGCCGCGTTCGGGACCCTGGCGCGCCGCCTCCGGGCCGGCGGCCTCGTCTGCCTGGTCGCCGACCGCGACCTGTCGGCCTCGGGCGTCGAGGTCGACTTCTTCGGCGACACCGCGCGCATGCCCGCGGGCCCCGCCCTCCTGGCACAGCAGACGGGCGCCCTCCTGCTTCCCGTCACCCTCTGGTACGACGGCACGCCGGTGATGGGAGCCCGTGTGCACCCGCCGGTCGCCGTGCCGGAGTCGGGTACCCGCGCGGAGAAGACAACCGCGATGACACAGGCGCTGGCCGACGCCTTCGCCGGCGGGATCGCCGAGCACCCGGAGGACTGGCACATGCTGCAGCGGCTCTGGCTCTCCGATCTGGAACCCCGGGGGGGAACGCCGTGA
- a CDS encoding HIT family protein has protein sequence MLTGMTSEPEQQIGVGTPDAFQRLWTPHRMAYIQGENKPSGPGSGDGCPFCVIPSKSDEDGLIVARGEKVYAVLNLYPYNGGHLMVVPYRHVADYTELDGAETAELADFTKRAMVALRAASGAHGFNIGMNQGEAAGAGIAAHLHQHVVPRWGGDTNFMPVVGHTKVLPQLLGDTRTMLAGVWPAELPSG, from the coding sequence ATGCTGACGGGCATGACGAGTGAGCCGGAGCAGCAGATCGGAGTGGGGACGCCCGACGCGTTCCAGCGCCTGTGGACGCCCCACCGGATGGCCTACATCCAGGGTGAGAACAAGCCGAGCGGTCCGGGGTCCGGGGACGGCTGTCCGTTCTGCGTGATCCCGTCGAAGTCGGACGAGGACGGGCTCATCGTCGCCCGCGGCGAGAAGGTCTACGCCGTGCTCAACCTGTACCCCTACAACGGCGGGCACCTCATGGTGGTGCCCTACCGGCACGTCGCCGACTACACGGAGCTGGACGGCGCCGAGACGGCCGAACTGGCCGACTTCACCAAGCGGGCCATGGTCGCGCTGCGGGCGGCCTCGGGCGCGCACGGCTTCAACATCGGGATGAACCAGGGCGAGGCCGCGGGCGCCGGGATCGCCGCGCACCTGCACCAGCACGTGGTGCCCCGCTGGGGCGGGGACACCAACTTCATGCCGGTCGTGGGGCACACCAAGGTCCTGCCGCAGCTGCTCGGGGACACCCGGACGATGCTGGCCGGCGTGTGGCCGGCCGAGCTCCCGTCCGGCTGA
- a CDS encoding elongation factor G-like protein EF-G2: MGDRSHTHPGAAGRATAAGPPGSVRNVALVGHSGSGKTTLVEALALTAGAVNRAGRVEDGATVSDHDESERRAGRSVQLSVVPVDWAGCRINLLDTPGYADFVGELRAGLRAADAVLFVVSAAQEAEAVADTTRALWEECAAVGMPGAVVLTHLDTARTPFDELTRVCGRVLGGGDPDALLPLYLPVEGPRGPDGRAPLTGLTGLLTRRIFDYSSGERRELPPDGDQRERLLGARARLIEGIIAESEDETLMDRYLGGGEIDTGTLVRDLRRAVARGSFHPVLTAAPAAPGARQGIGTVELLDLITAGFPAPSERVAPAVTGPDGGVRPAPVCDPAAPLVAEVVKTASDPYVGRISLVRVFSGTLRPDETVHVCGHGVGAPAGGPRPRHEADVRVGALTAPFGKQQRPLDSCGAGDLACVSKLTGARTGDTLSASGDPLLMEPWTLPDPLMPLAVRAHGQADEDKLSQGLSRLVAEDPALRLERNPDTHQVVLWCMGEAHTDVALERLRGRYGVQVDAEPHRVPLRETFAARSAGRGRHVKQSGGHGHYAVCEIEVEPLEPGAGLVFADEVAGGSVPRQFVASVEKGVRAQAARGVAAGYPLVDVRVTLLDGKAHSVDSSDAAFQAAGALALREAAADARVELLEPVADVAVLVPDDYVGAVMGDLSGRRGRVVGTEQATGGRTLVRAEVPEIEIGGYTVDLRSLTHGTGRFDRAYARHEPMPPQLADRLRTSRETAANQA, encoded by the coding sequence ATGGGCGACAGGTCACACACGCACCCCGGGGCCGCCGGCAGGGCGACGGCGGCCGGCCCGCCCGGTTCCGTACGGAACGTCGCGCTGGTCGGCCACAGCGGCTCGGGCAAGACCACGCTGGTCGAGGCCCTCGCGCTGACGGCCGGAGCCGTCAACCGGGCCGGCCGGGTCGAGGACGGGGCCACCGTGTCCGACCACGACGAGAGCGAGCGGCGCGCCGGACGCTCCGTACAGCTGTCAGTGGTCCCGGTCGACTGGGCGGGCTGCCGGATCAATCTCCTGGACACCCCCGGCTACGCGGACTTCGTCGGGGAACTGAGGGCCGGTCTGCGCGCGGCGGACGCGGTCCTCTTCGTGGTCTCGGCCGCGCAGGAGGCGGAGGCCGTGGCGGACACGACCCGGGCGCTCTGGGAGGAGTGCGCGGCGGTCGGGATGCCGGGGGCCGTCGTCCTCACGCACCTGGACACCGCGCGCACCCCGTTCGACGAGCTGACGCGGGTCTGCGGGCGTGTCCTCGGGGGCGGTGACCCCGACGCCCTGCTGCCCCTGTACCTGCCGGTGGAGGGGCCCCGGGGCCCGGACGGGCGCGCCCCGCTCACCGGGCTCACCGGACTCCTCACCCGGCGGATCTTCGACTACTCCTCGGGGGAGCGGCGCGAGCTGCCGCCCGACGGGGACCAGCGGGAGCGGCTCCTGGGGGCCCGCGCGCGGCTCATCGAGGGGATCATCGCCGAGAGCGAGGACGAGACGCTGATGGACCGCTACCTCGGCGGCGGGGAGATCGACACCGGGACGCTCGTCCGCGATCTGCGGCGCGCCGTCGCACGCGGGTCCTTCCATCCCGTCCTCACCGCGGCCCCGGCGGCCCCCGGCGCACGTCAGGGGATCGGGACCGTGGAGCTGCTGGACCTGATCACCGCCGGGTTCCCCGCGCCGTCGGAGCGCGTGGCGCCCGCGGTCACGGGCCCGGACGGCGGGGTCCGCCCCGCTCCGGTCTGCGATCCGGCGGCGCCCCTGGTCGCCGAGGTCGTGAAGACCGCCTCCGACCCCTATGTGGGTCGGATCTCCCTCGTCCGCGTCTTCTCCGGCACCCTGCGCCCCGACGAGACCGTGCACGTGTGCGGCCACGGCGTCGGCGCTCCCGCGGGCGGTCCGCGCCCCCGCCACGAGGCCGACGTGCGCGTGGGGGCGCTCACGGCTCCCTTCGGGAAGCAGCAGCGTCCCCTGGACAGCTGCGGGGCGGGCGACCTGGCCTGCGTGTCCAAGCTGACCGGGGCCCGGACCGGTGACACGCTCTCCGCCTCCGGTGATCCGCTGCTCATGGAGCCGTGGACCCTGCCCGACCCGTTGATGCCCCTGGCCGTGCGGGCCCACGGCCAGGCGGACGAGGACAAGCTCTCGCAGGGCCTGTCCCGCCTCGTCGCCGAGGATCCGGCCCTGCGCCTGGAGCGGAACCCGGACACCCACCAGGTGGTCCTGTGGTGCATGGGCGAGGCCCACACGGATGTCGCGCTGGAACGCCTGCGCGGCAGGTACGGCGTGCAGGTCGACGCGGAGCCCCACCGGGTCCCGCTCCGCGAGACGTTCGCCGCACGCTCGGCCGGGCGCGGACGCCACGTCAAGCAGTCCGGGGGCCACGGCCACTACGCCGTCTGCGAGATCGAGGTGGAGCCGCTGGAGCCGGGGGCGGGTCTGGTGTTCGCCGACGAGGTGGCGGGCGGCTCGGTCCCCCGGCAGTTCGTCGCGTCCGTGGAGAAGGGGGTGCGCGCCCAGGCGGCTCGCGGGGTCGCCGCCGGGTACCCCCTCGTCGACGTACGCGTCACCCTCCTCGACGGGAAGGCGCATTCGGTCGACTCCTCCGACGCCGCCTTCCAGGCCGCCGGCGCGCTGGCCCTGCGCGAGGCCGCAGCCGACGCCCGGGTGGAGCTCCTCGAGCCCGTGGCGGACGTGGCGGTCCTGGTGCCCGACGACTACGTGGGCGCCGTCATGGGCGACCTCTCGGGCCGGCGCGGCCGCGTCGTCGGCACCGAGCAGGCGACCGGCGGGAGGACCCTCGTGCGGGCCGAGGTGCCGGAGATCGAGATCGGCGGGTACACGGTCGATCTCCGCTCGCTGACGCACGGCACCGGCCGGTTCGACCGGGCGTACGCCCGCCACGAGCCCATGCCCCCGCAGCTCGCGGACCGCCTGCGCACATCGCGCGAAACCGCTGCGAACCAGGCCTAG